The sequence CTCAAGCACTTCGTGCAGTTTGGCCCCGGTGTGCCTGATGAGCAGAAAGATGAGCAGGATGCGCTTGCGGGACAGGGTCACGTCGGCGCGTTTGGAGCCTTCGGCCCAGGACCGAAATTCCCGTTCCAGATGTTCGAGTTGCAGGGAATCAAGGCAACTCGAAGCCTCGCCCACGATGCGTCCATGGTCGGCCTGACCGGATGAGGGGGGGCGCAGGGCTGGATTGTGCGAGGCTTTCATGATTTCCATCATGGACCGAGGGGAGGCTTCAAGGCAAGCGTCTATTTGGGGAAAAATTGGGGAAATAGGGTGGCTTATCGCCTGCGCGGCACTGCATGAGGCTATCTCATCGGCATTGCTGATGCGTCATCCCCGCGTACGCGGGGATCCAGGTGTTTTTGAGGAAAAGGCGCGGCTTCTCATCTGGTCGGGGGGGATGCGGCACAAAAAAAGGCCCTTCGTGTGAAGGGCCCTGGAAAAGTCTGGCTCCCCGGGACAGATTTGAACTGCCGACACGGTGGTTAACAGCCACCTGCTCTGCCAGCTGAGCTACCGGGGAATGCGCGTGAGGAGCCTCTTTAGGCAAAGAGGGCCGCTCTGTCAACCAGTTTGCGCTGCGGCGCGAATTTTTGTCTGGTTTGCCTCTTCAATCTTGCCTTGTTGCTCCAGGGCCGTGATCAGGACTTCCCAGAAGGCGGGGGAGTCGGTTTTCAAGTGCACGCTCTGCCGGGCCAGAGATTCGGCGATTTCCGGATCGTCACCGCGCTCCAGGTAGATCGTGGCCAGAAGATGGAAGGAGTGGGCGTCCTGGGGGTTGGCCGTGATGGCTTGGTGCAGATATTCCCGGGCCGTATCCCGGTCGTCGCGGCGAAAAGCCAGTCTGGCCAGGTAGCGGTAGGCCAGATTGTGTGTGGCGGCGAGATGCTCCCCGTCGGACATGGCCCGGACCTGTTCGTAGAGGTTCCAGGCCCGCTCGAAGTCGCCCTCCTCCTCTGCCATGAGGCCCAGGCGGATCAGCGCATAGACATGATCGGGCCGGATGGAGAGCACCTGCTCGAAGGCCTGCCGGGCGGCCACGGGGTCCCCGTCTTTGAGGCAGGCGCAACCGAAGTTGTAGAGCGGCATGATGTGTTCCGGATGGAGGCCGGTCAGGTCTTGAAAGATGGTCCTGGCCTTGGCGTACTTGTTCAGCCGCGCATAGCAGACTCCCAGGGAGTTGCGGGCCAGCAGGTTGCCTTCGTCGACGGTCAGGGCTTTCTTGTATTCGGCGATGGCATCATAGATTTCGCCTTGGGCAAAAAGGCGGTCGGCGCTGATGTTCAGGGATACGGAATCGAAGCAGGCAATTCGCTCATCGTGCAGGAAGTCGGCGTGATCCAGGGCCTTGCGCGCATTTTCCAGGATGTCGGAGCGCGTGTAGTCCAGGAAGGGGTAGGCCGCGATGCCTACGGATTTTTCCAGTTCGGCGAAGCGGTCGTCCTCAAGCAGTTCGCGCACGATGCGCAGGCATTCTTCCTGATCCAGGCCCGGTACGTGGTAGATGATGCAGTTCACGCTGAACCGTCCGCCAAGGGCCTCCGCTCCGAACAGGGCTTCGACCCGGCTGGCGAGGGTCTGAAAGAACTGCTCTTCTTTCATCTTGTCCATGGGCGTGCGGTCGGCATGGGGCGTTTCAAGGCGCATGAGCACCATGCAGAAATTTTTTGCCTGGATGCGGGCCGCTTGCCAGGCTTGTAAAAAGTCCCGGTAGGGATAGAGCCCGGTGAGGGGGTCTTTTTGCGGGGTGCGGTCGCCGGGCTGAACTTCGCGCTGCTCCATGCGCCCTGTGTGGTCGTCGAGCAGGGTCAGCTTGTCGCCTTTCTCCACGGTCCAGTTCGGATCGCTTTGCACCAGCACTTCGGCGATGGACATTTCCTCCTGCACTTCGACCAGCGAGACCTCGGCCTTGTACATGGGCGGGTAGTGGCCAAAAATCGCATCACCCTGTCTCCCGACAATGGTTTCGCTGCCGTTGAACTTGCGGGACCAGATCAGAAAGCGTTGCCCTTCGTGGGCATCCATGCTCCGGCCGAGGTTGATGATCAGGCGATTCATGGGCATTACTTCAAGCACCATCCCGCCCTGGGTCAGGATCTGTCGGAAGGAATAGATCTGGGAGCGGCCGCCGGCCTTGGCGGTGTTCAGGGCTTTTTCCGCTTTTTCCAGAATCAGCCAGGCCTGCTCCTCGGGCGCCTTTTGAAATTGCGCCCCTTGAAGATCCTGCGGATAGTTGACGTGGCCGATACTGGCCGAGACGCCGACGTCTTCGCGCAGGGGCGTGAAGCGCGCCGTGACCTTGGCCAGTTCGGCGCCGAGGCTGAGGGCCAGTTCGCTCATCTTGGCGCGGGAGGCCTGCGGCCAGAGCACGCCGAAGGAATCTCCGTCCAGACGGCAGACCAGGGTCTGCTTGGGGCAGACGGCGCGCAGCCGTTCCGCTGCCAGAACCAGGATTTTGTCCCCGAAATTGTGTCCGAAATTTTCGTTGATCTGGCGGAAGCGGTCCAGATCCAGAATGATGAGGCCGAAGCAGGCGCTGTGCCCCTGCAGGGAGTCGTCGGCCATGGCTTCGGGACCAGGCATGATGGAGCCGACGATGCCGGAAATTTCCCGGATCAGGCCCTGATGCATGCAGTGGCGGTTGAAGAGGCCGGTCAGCGGATCGGTGATGGCCGATTTGCGAATCGTGATCTGCTCCAGACACAGCGAGGCCATCTGCGGCAGAAAGGGCAGGGCCCGGGCCGTTTCCTCAGGGTCCACTCCTCTGGCTTCAAAGATCGCGAGCAGCCGGTCCGAATACGTCAGCGGCAGCGAGAGTCGATCATTTTCCAGGGTCGCGCGTCCGAAGGGATGCTGCGGCTCCGCTTCCATGTTTTCAGGTGTTTTGGCCGGAAACATGAGGCTGTAGGAGGAAAAGGGAATGATGGCCCTAAGGGCGGTTTTGAGCAGGGGCTCGTATTCGATGATGTCTTGTCTTCGCAGCGTGCCGGTCTCGATGGAAGTGGCCGTGTTCATAATTGACCCCGGGTGTTTTTTAAGGCCATTGCCTCATGGCGGAATCCTTGTCCAGAAAGCAGAATTGTGTTTTGGCCCGAAGCTGGCTACATCTTGAACATAAATGTTTCCCTGGGAGGAATTGATGCTGAAAGTTACCGTCATGCCGCTTGGACCGCTGGATACAAATTGCTACGTCGTGCACTCGGACCGTGAGGCCGTGGTCATCGACCCGGGCGGGGAGGCGCAGGAAATCCTGTCTTTTCTTGCCTCCGAAAAGTTGAACCTGACCGCGATCCTGAACACGCACCTGCATTTCGATCACATCCAGGGCAATGCGGACCTGGTCGCGGCCACGGGATTGACCGTCATGGCCAGTGCCAAGGATGGTTTTCTGCTTGAAAATGAACTCGGAGGCGGTGGAATGATGGGCTTTCCGCGCACGCCGCCCTTTTCGTATTCGCCGCTGGAGGAAGGAGAGTTGCCCTTGCTCGGCACGACCTGCCGCGTGCTGGCCACCCCCGGTCATAGTCCGGGCAGTTTGTCATTTTATTTCCAGGAGCTGGGCGCGGTTTTCGTCGGCGATCTGCTTTTCTACCGCTCCGTGGGGCGCACCGATTTTCCCGGAAGCTCGGAACGCGAACTGATCCGCTCCGTCCGCAGCGCTATTTTTACCCTGCCCGAAGAGACGGTGGTGTATCCCGGTCACGGACCCGAAACCACGGTCGGCCAGGAAAAGCTCAACAATCCGTTTTTTACGGAATTCATCCGTTAGGAGTGGCCATGATCCCCGAAGGTGAACATGATTTCCGGGACAAGTGCTGACACGTGGGAGTGGATGCCAGTTGGCAGCTGCGTTTCAGCCGTACGGACAAGCAGGTTTTTTGGGTCAAGCCGGGCGTGGTGCCCCAGCTCGAGAACGCGCTTTATATAGAAACCGATTGGACTTTGAGCCTGCGCGAAGTCGGTGAATTCGTGCGGGCGGAATTTGTCCGCAAGCCCCGACCATGAACGAACCTCTGATCATGTCCCTCAGCCCCAGGGCAGGCGGAAACAGCGATCATGCCGCTGCTCTTTTCGCGCGCAGTCTGGACCGGGAGTCTCGGCCCGTTTTTTTGCGCGAACATCAGATCGAGCCCTGCACGGGGTGCGGGTGCTGCGCCGAAGACGGCCTGTGCAGGATTGGCGCGGACGGGGCCGAAGAGCTTTTTTCACGGCTTGACCGCGCCTCAGGGCTGGTTCTGACCGCGCCGGTTTATTTTTATCATCTGCCAAGCCAGGCCAAGGCCTGGATTGATCGCGCCCAGTCCAGATATATGGCCCGGCAGAGCGGGCTGCGCACCCCGCAAGCCCTTCGCTGCGCCTATGTCGTGCTGGTGGCGGGACGGACACGGGGCGAGAATCTTTTTGCGGGGATCCTGCCGACCTTGAATTATTTCTTGCAGGTTTTTGATTTTCGTATCGAGAAGACGCTCTGCCTGCGCGGTCTGGACGGGGCTGATGATTTTTCCCGGGACCGCGCGGCCGCGGACGCCGTGCGAGATCTGGCCAGGAGCAGCGGATGGTAGGGGCGGGGCTTTCACGCGGGCTCGCCGCCGTGCTGCATGTGCTCGGACGCCGCTGTCAATTTTGCGCGGCGGTGCTCGAACATGCCGATGCATTTCCGTTGTGCCGAAACTGCCGGGCGCTCCTGGCCCCGCGTGTTAACGGCTACTGCCCTGACTGCGGAATCTGTTACGCGGACCCCGCGACGCCTGTATATTCTTGTTTGTCGTGTCGCCAGGGCAAGCCCCCGTGGTCGGGGGTGGCTTTTCACGGGCTCTACTCCGGCGCGCTGCGCGAGCTTATCCACCAGCACAAGTTTGGCCATGACCATGGTCTAGGGCTGCTGCTGCGCGATCTGATCCGCGAGGCCTGGGAGCGGCACTGTCTGCCCCGCCCCGACTGCATCGTGCCCGTGCCCATGCTGCCCGCCAGGGTGCTTGACCGCGGATTCAACCAGAGCGCCGAGTTGGCGCGTATGCTCGGCAAGGTCATCGGCTTGCCTCCTCTTCTTTCCGGTCTGCGCAAAATCCGGGACACCAGTGCCCAATCGAGCCTGGGCCGGGCCGAGCGGCATCGCAACGTCGCGGGCGCTTTCGAGGCGGCCGCGAGCCTGTCCGGGCAGCACGTGCTGCTTGTCGACGATGTCATGACCACGGGCGCGACCCTGACGGCCTGTGCCAAGGCCTGCCTGGCTGCGAAAGCGCGGCGCGTGGACAT is a genomic window of Desulfomicrobium baculatum DSM 4028 containing:
- a CDS encoding MBL fold metallo-hydrolase: MLKVTVMPLGPLDTNCYVVHSDREAVVIDPGGEAQEILSFLASEKLNLTAILNTHLHFDHIQGNADLVAATGLTVMASAKDGFLLENELGGGGMMGFPRTPPFSYSPLEEGELPLLGTTCRVLATPGHSPGSLSFYFQELGAVFVGDLLFYRSVGRTDFPGSSERELIRSVRSAIFTLPEETVVYPGHGPETTVGQEKLNNPFFTEFIR
- a CDS encoding flavodoxin family protein; the protein is MNEPLIMSLSPRAGGNSDHAAALFARSLDRESRPVFLREHQIEPCTGCGCCAEDGLCRIGADGAEELFSRLDRASGLVLTAPVYFYHLPSQAKAWIDRAQSRYMARQSGLRTPQALRCAYVVLVAGRTRGENLFAGILPTLNYFLQVFDFRIEKTLCLRGLDGADDFSRDRAAADAVRDLARSSGW
- a CDS encoding ComF family protein is translated as MVGAGLSRGLAAVLHVLGRRCQFCAAVLEHADAFPLCRNCRALLAPRVNGYCPDCGICYADPATPVYSCLSCRQGKPPWSGVAFHGLYSGALRELIHQHKFGHDHGLGLLLRDLIREAWERHCLPRPDCIVPVPMLPARVLDRGFNQSAELARMLGKVIGLPPLLSGLRKIRDTSAQSSLGRAERHRNVAGAFEAAASLSGQHVLLVDDVMTTGATLTACAKACLAAKARRVDIFFLGRAV
- a CDS encoding diguanylate cyclase domain-containing protein, which gives rise to MNTATSIETGTLRRQDIIEYEPLLKTALRAIIPFSSYSLMFPAKTPENMEAEPQHPFGRATLENDRLSLPLTYSDRLLAIFEARGVDPEETARALPFLPQMASLCLEQITIRKSAITDPLTGLFNRHCMHQGLIREISGIVGSIMPGPEAMADDSLQGHSACFGLIILDLDRFRQINENFGHNFGDKILVLAAERLRAVCPKQTLVCRLDGDSFGVLWPQASRAKMSELALSLGAELAKVTARFTPLREDVGVSASIGHVNYPQDLQGAQFQKAPEEQAWLILEKAEKALNTAKAGGRSQIYSFRQILTQGGMVLEVMPMNRLIINLGRSMDAHEGQRFLIWSRKFNGSETIVGRQGDAIFGHYPPMYKAEVSLVEVQEEMSIAEVLVQSDPNWTVEKGDKLTLLDDHTGRMEQREVQPGDRTPQKDPLTGLYPYRDFLQAWQAARIQAKNFCMVLMRLETPHADRTPMDKMKEEQFFQTLASRVEALFGAEALGGRFSVNCIIYHVPGLDQEECLRIVRELLEDDRFAELEKSVGIAAYPFLDYTRSDILENARKALDHADFLHDERIACFDSVSLNISADRLFAQGEIYDAIAEYKKALTVDEGNLLARNSLGVCYARLNKYAKARTIFQDLTGLHPEHIMPLYNFGCACLKDGDPVAARQAFEQVLSIRPDHVYALIRLGLMAEEEGDFERAWNLYEQVRAMSDGEHLAATHNLAYRYLARLAFRRDDRDTAREYLHQAITANPQDAHSFHLLATIYLERGDDPEIAESLARQSVHLKTDSPAFWEVLITALEQQGKIEEANQTKIRAAAQTG